A DNA window from Akkermansiaceae bacterium contains the following coding sequences:
- a CDS encoding DUF692 family protein yields the protein MQIFDLTRQGGQLGLAYGPGVLDFLASAPGLIDYVEMPFEQLRHTPELISVQKTYPIVLHCASMSIAGFIPPSELTMMAIGDEAARIQTPWIGEHLAFVSADGISEEPDRDTTPTNLTYTLCPQLSEETVARVVKNLAAYRSRFNVPIILENSPQYFDVPGSTMDMNSFICEVASRGDVQLLLDLSHFMITSFNTGVNPLEEIDRLPLEKVVEIHISGLKRESGIVWDDHASPAPNEMFDLLERVMKRARPKALTLEYNWEKLPQSVLHSHIERSRRLLSIR from the coding sequence ATGCAAATTTTTGACCTAACCAGGCAGGGGGGGCAGCTGGGCCTTGCATACGGCCCTGGAGTTCTCGATTTTCTCGCGTCCGCCCCCGGGTTAATCGATTACGTAGAGATGCCTTTCGAGCAATTGCGGCACACGCCGGAATTGATTTCGGTCCAAAAGACATATCCAATCGTGCTTCACTGCGCGAGCATGTCGATCGCTGGATTTATCCCGCCATCAGAGCTTACGATGATGGCTATCGGCGACGAGGCTGCCCGTATACAGACCCCATGGATAGGCGAGCACTTGGCTTTTGTTTCCGCCGACGGAATTAGCGAGGAACCGGACCGAGATACCACGCCCACCAATCTGACATATACACTCTGTCCACAGCTAAGCGAAGAGACGGTAGCGCGCGTGGTCAAAAATCTGGCAGCTTACCGGTCGCGTTTTAATGTCCCGATCATCCTCGAAAACTCGCCGCAATATTTTGATGTTCCTGGCAGCACGATGGACATGAACAGTTTCATATGCGAGGTCGCTTCTCGTGGTGATGTTCAGCTTCTCTTGGACTTAAGTCACTTCATGATTACTTCATTTAACACCGGAGTTAATCCGTTAGAGGAGATCGATCGCTTACCACTCGAGAAAGTGGTTGAGATCCACATCTCAGGATTGAAACGCGAGTCGGGTATAGTCTGGGATGATCATGCATCTCCGGCTCCAAACGAGATGTTCGACCTTTTGGAGCGCGTGATGAAGCGGGCGCGTCCCAAAGCCCTAACTCTGGAGTATAACTGGGAAAAACTCCCTCAGTCCGTGTTGCACTCACACATCGAACGGTCGCGAAGACTTCTGTCTATCCGATGA
- a CDS encoding cytochrome P450 codes for MDPLPTGLPRVSNFENFEFDPFAFLRHARDEHGNAFVLREGNAIFSRATECPGTIALFGTEFQRAVFSDIDTFGLPQSAALKLGLPDNLINLNRSLHSMLGDEHALQKRFLNKVLSEVNVKGYEDLILTALDECTEIWDSIIDPLQQMRELMFKVGCRVLFGDHHVRCEELSNLLRAYFQLRREVSSSALRGQSTLHEELSLLGHSLDAELRIFVRDCRADPANSGRGILAKVATLEVTPGNLISEDEAVGHSNIFFVSISEPMAVSMTWILLILSQLPELRAELRDEIRTYSGGYAYLSATQRGKLKLLRRVIDETLRVLPPNAFMVRITKVPTNLGGFDLPVGTEIVLCPFLAHRDVVHFAQPETFSPSRWLVESPSPFEYFPFGAGGHVCIGRQIALHLITTALVYLLFRFDLVLSKDQEIDWRLHIMFMPKDGLEFSVSRLCPDELISKVGGKLLGPVGKLFSFG; via the coding sequence ATGGATCCACTGCCGACTGGGCTTCCGCGAGTATCGAACTTCGAAAATTTCGAGTTCGATCCGTTTGCATTTTTGCGACATGCTCGGGATGAGCACGGAAATGCTTTCGTCCTCAGAGAAGGTAACGCGATTTTCTCTCGTGCGACCGAGTGCCCGGGCACGATTGCTTTGTTTGGAACCGAATTTCAACGTGCCGTATTCAGCGATATCGATACCTTCGGATTACCTCAATCCGCGGCCCTTAAGCTGGGACTTCCCGACAACCTGATTAACCTGAACCGGAGCCTTCACAGCATGTTGGGCGATGAACACGCTTTGCAAAAGCGATTTTTAAATAAGGTTTTGAGCGAGGTCAACGTCAAGGGATACGAAGATTTAATCCTCACCGCTTTGGACGAATGTACAGAAATTTGGGATTCCATAATCGACCCGTTACAACAAATGCGCGAACTGATGTTCAAAGTCGGCTGCCGTGTGTTGTTTGGAGATCATCACGTTCGGTGCGAGGAATTGAGTAATTTGCTGAGAGCTTACTTTCAGCTCCGCCGGGAAGTTTCCTCATCGGCTCTCCGCGGCCAATCGACACTGCATGAAGAACTCTCCCTTCTCGGACATAGTTTGGATGCGGAGCTGCGAATATTCGTGCGAGATTGTCGGGCTGATCCTGCCAATTCCGGCCGAGGCATTTTGGCGAAAGTCGCGACACTAGAGGTCACCCCTGGGAACTTAATCAGTGAGGATGAGGCTGTTGGTCACAGCAACATTTTTTTCGTCTCAATTAGCGAGCCGATGGCGGTCTCGATGACGTGGATACTACTAATCCTTTCGCAGCTTCCTGAGCTGCGAGCTGAATTGAGGGATGAGATAAGGACATATTCTGGTGGATATGCATACCTCTCTGCTACGCAGCGAGGGAAGCTAAAACTGCTGCGAAGGGTCATTGATGAGACGTTGCGTGTGCTTCCACCGAACGCTTTCATGGTACGCATCACAAAGGTACCAACCAATTTAGGTGGTTTCGATCTGCCAGTAGGTACCGAAATAGTCTTGTGTCCTTTCCTGGCTCATCGTGACGTCGTTCATTTTGCGCAACCGGAAACATTTTCTCCCTCACGTTGGCTTGTGGAATCACCTTCACCCTTCGAATATTTTCCCTTTGGAGCTGGCGGCCATGTGTGTATCGGTCGGCAGATTGCGCTTCACTTGATTACGACAGCGCTCGTCTATTTGCTCTTTCGTTTCGATCTGGTTTTGTCTAAAGATCAGGAAATTGACTGGCGTTTGCACATTATGTTCATGCCAAAAGATGGCTTGGAATTTTCAGTTTCCCGACTCTGTCCTGATGAGCTGATTTCGAAAGTTGGAGGGAAACTGCTTGGTCCAGTTGGAAAATTATTTTCTTTCGGTTGA
- a CDS encoding transposase, translating into MSHAGDCGALAPPPVACPQRRGNTRKVDFHKGWYRSRHEVENFFQRIKRMRRIATRYDKLAMVFMNFILLAVTLDWIQSL; encoded by the coding sequence CTGTCCCACGCGGGAGACTGTGGAGCGCTCGCCCCCCCCCCAGTTGCATGCCCGCAGCGAAGAGGAAACACGCGGAAGGTCGACTTCCACAAAGGTTGGTATCGAAGCCGGCACGAAGTGGAGAATTTCTTCCAACGGATCAAGCGCATGCGACGGATCGCGACGCGCTACGACAAGCTCGCGATGGTGTTCATGAACTTCATACTGTTGGCCGTTACCCTCGACTGGATCCAATCGCTTTAG